The following coding sequences are from one Dermacentor silvarum isolate Dsil-2018 chromosome 4, BIME_Dsil_1.4, whole genome shotgun sequence window:
- the LOC119450083 gene encoding 23 kDa integral membrane protein-like, with protein MARLLAARYCLFASSVFIWLFGIVLLVVGGLLRSDPDVRRIAEYFTVFDNYWAASVTTLFVGACLLLVGFLGCCGAFFESKRLLIAYNVFMVFFVVLELAVMGLVWKHAKEEAMDIYLSNAFRRLITKSKNAFVDIEYFLDNIQFKLQCCGGAGPHDYEALEMDYVGSCFYYDHEKEAAAVYQEGCGREIRRFLMGKSLAVGLICLFVLLIQVGSIASAVYVLRMTGKPRPKVTAV; from the exons CTGTTCGGCATCGTGCTGCTCGTGGTGGGCGGCCTGCTGCGCTCGGACCCGGATGTGCGGCGAATCGCCGAGTACTTCACCGTGTTCGACAACTACTGGGCGGCCAGCGTCACCACGCTGTTCGTCGGCGCCTGCCTGCTGCTCGTCGGCTTCCTAGGCTGCTGCGGAGCTTTCTTCGAGAGCAAGCGCCTCCTCATCGCG TACAATGTTTTCATGGTGTTCTTCGTCGTCCTTGAGCTAGCTGTCATGGGCCTCGTGTGGAAGCATGCCAAAGAGGAAGCG ATGGACATTTACCTGTCAAATGCTTTTCGAAGACTCATCACGAAGTCCAAGAATGCATTCGTGGATATTGAATACTTCTTGGACAACATTCAGTTCAAG CTCCAGTGCTGCGGAGGAGCCGGGCCGCATGACTATGAGGCGCTGGAGATGGACTACGTGGGAAGCTGTTTCTATTACGACCACGAGAAGGAGGCTGCTGCAGTCTACCAAGAG GGATGTGGCCGAGAAATAAGAAGGTTCTTGATGGGAAAGAGCCTTGCTGTGGGCCTCATTTGCCTTTTTGTTCTACTCATTCAG GTGGGAAGCATAGCCAGCGCCGTCTACGTGCTCAGGATGACAGGCAAACCAAGACCGAAGGTTACGGCTGTGTAA